GCAGAATATGCGCGTGTGGTTGGTAATCAGGGAGATGCTGGCATGGCGATCAACTATTTTGAAAGATCAACAACTTTGTCAAGAACAGACGCTCTTATTCACAAGATTTATGCAAGGTGGTCCCTCTATCGTGCACAGAGTGTTTTCAGGATTGAAGATTTGGACTTCCTTGTAAAGATGTACAATAATCCGGAGCAGACGATTCCCTTTTATGAAGAGCGTTTGATTGACGGAATTATGACTAAGACATTTATAAATATTGCTGAAAGGGAATGGGGTGAGGTACTGCGGTTAGGTATTCCAAAGAGTCGGAGAACATACAGAAACCTTGGCGATTTGTATATGATGACATGTAAGCTTAATAAAGCAATTGAAAATTATAGACATTCAGAAAGTAGTATTAGATTAATAAACAGCTATTTTATTAAACAGGATTTTACAACTCTTTTTAGTGTGGTTAAACACATTATAGGGGCAAAAAATCGTGTTTTCTTATCAAGATGGGATGAAATCAGAAAGCTTCTTGAAAGGATTACTATTTTCGACAGAAATAGTTATGAAGCATTTTACTGGTTGGGTCAAGGACATTATCAACAAAACATGTTCAATGAGGCGATTAATGTTTTGGAAAAGGTGACAACCCTGAAACCTGATCATGTAAATGGACATTTGTTTCTTGCTAAATCATATGAAGCTGT
This DNA window, taken from Candidatus Scalindua japonica, encodes the following:
- a CDS encoding tetratricopeptide repeat protein, which gives rise to MLRTKSILRPEIFLTFFLIVLTILVSVFVVKNFAGNLYYHKWEGLPQRDEDSIAILEDKTAKFIPSKSDTFYQLGKYYHNKAFTADSLEEQLEIFKKAEQFLTRAILLQPGNSYYLAEYARVVGNQGDAGMAINYFERSTTLSRTDALIHKIYARWSLYRAQSVFRIEDLDFLVKMYNNPEQTIPFYEERLIDGIMTKTFINIAEREWGEVLRLGIPKSRRTYRNLGDLYMMTCKLNKAIENYRHSESSIRLINSYFIKQDFTTLFSVVKHIIGAKNRVFLSRWDEIRKLLERITIFDRNSYEAFYWLGQGHYQQNMFNEAINVLEKVTTLKPDHVNGHLFLAKSYEAVKKSEKAIHEYTEVLKLKPGHKEASELLSRAIKSKL